AGACTGTACCCGCAACCCGATTTCACAGCCCAAAGCTTCCATTCTTTCGTGCAGCTACCTTGCGGAATTAGCATGTGCATCTATCTATGACGCACTATGACGCCCTTACCAACTCTCCTTTCGCCAAGAGTCCCTCATGCTGGTCTCACGAGCAACTCGCGGCATAGCCCCATTTACCTATCTTAGTTTTCAAAGCGACATCAATAACCGAGGAATCATCCCTGGTTTTGGCGCTCGCTCCACTTCGAAGCCTTCGATATGTGACTGGGTTTCGGTGTCGACTCTTGGATTGCCGGCCTGGTGAAACGATGGAGAGCGAATCAAGTCGCAATGTCAGGGACTTTGGGCTAGTAGCGGTAAGTCTGCCAATGGTATATATTCAAATTATCATTTATACTGGGTTCTCGGGAGGGGGTATGCAAATCGGGTCAAAGCGGAAACCAAAAACACAATACAAACAAAAGTCCAAGCCAAAGTTAAAAATACGATCATCAACAAATCCATATGCCCAGAGTCCTCAAATTGAATAAATAAGTTCGAAAATGGATTACCGATAGACGAGGCCCCATCACCTCCCAGCCCGACGCAAACTCAAGCCGTTCCGCTTCTTAAAGCTgtccaaccaccctctcgaaAACCCAATCCGCTGATCCCCCGGAACCTGAAGTTCGTCGCATATTTCTTTACCCCTCTCGACGATCGCGTCTCCGCTTATCGAGTACCCTTGCTCTTGTTGCTGCTCGATCCACTTTACGAGCGCGTCCTCGACCTCGGGCAAGACGACCACCGACGCTCGTTTGGCATGCTCGTTCTGTTCTGCAGCGCATTGGCGAATCCGGCTTTCGTTCTTGACAAACCGGGAGATGGTGGATTGGCAGATGGTTGTGAATCCCATCGAGCGCAGGGGAGGGATCATCGATTCCATCGAGAGCCGGTTTTTGTTGAGGTGGTAAAAATCGAGGACTTGGATTTTTTGTTGGTATGTGAGGTTTTGGCGGACTTGTTGGCGTGGGCGTGGTTGATAACTGTATGGTGCCTAGTATAACAATACAACTATTATATAACTATTTGGCTTTGGAAAGGCATGAGTCGACTTACGGTCAACGCAACAGGATTATATCTATAATTAGAAGTTGAAGCGAAAGACTGATGATGGGATGACATTAGGAAAAGAAGTGAAAGAAGTTGATACCCTTTTTGCCGAGATCACCCCCAGTATTTATGTCGACCCAAACGAGGTGGCTGTTGGTTGCTCCACTTCATCGCCACTTAAGTGAATGGTGGAGTCGAGTATTTATAAGCAACGGCACTCCTCATTCTCAACAGGAGAGTGGAGACCCGGTGGTACGATTTGCGTCGGGGCAAAGCATACCGGTGCAGATCGCGGTCGGAACGTGAGATGCGACCAATGTGCCTATCATTGAGTCGGCTAGTTCATCTTATCGTATGATTATGTTTAGGTATCACGCGAGACGGACGGCCAATCAAATCCCATTATAGAGAGAGAGTAATACGAAAGATTGTGTAACTGGTTCTGAAAGAGCGGATCGCCTCTAAACGGAAGCCCCAAAGGCGGGAAGTAAATCTATGAATCAGACCTCTTGTGTTCTTTAGCAAGTCCAGCTCCACTGCAGTGTAGTGGTTAGTAACTAATTTTCTGCTGAACAAAAAGGTGCTTACGTCGCGGGCGGCCGGGCTCGTTTGGCTGTTGCATGCTGGAAGTCCCAAGCACTCGGCAACTGTGACCATCTTGTACCCCTTCTGCTTAATCTTTTGGATAGCGTAGGGGATAACTTGGTTCCTGTAAATAATAAATGAGCATTGTTTCATTCGAACAAATTTTCTTTTACATACGGGGTAGTTTCTATCCAAGAGAAATGATTAGGAGAATATTTCTATCTGTGATAGATATTGCTCACCGATAGTCTCGTGGTTCAGGGTCATGATACTACTGGGGTGCTGATCAAGAATATTGTCGTAATGTTGCTTTGATTGTTCCGGCTGCAGTTTCTCTATTAGGGACTCCATTGAGATCAGTAAGAGAAATACGACGCACGGTAGCTCCGATAGAGTCAGCGGAGTCAAAGTCCCAGATGACCACTTCAACTATCGTCAGTTTTGGTTTGAGGATACTTCCGCAAAAACATACCAGTTTGGCCATTAGCAGCAGCCTTCTCGACGACTTCGTCGTTATATTCACCGTACGGTGGGCTTAACAATATCTTTCAATTATTCTGAGTAGCTTATTTTATCGGAAGTTACTGACCGCATGAAAGCAGCATCGCAGCCAGTGATTTTCTTGATCGCCTCATTTGTCCTAATTAAATGAATAGGATCAGCGCAATCAACGAAGGCACTGATTGATCAACATACTTGTTGAACTGCAGGTTCAGATCGTCGCCAGTGAGCTGTGGCAAATGTTCGTGTGCCCAAGTATGGGAGGCGATCTGGTGACCGCGTTCATACAGGTACTGAATACGCTTGACGTTCTCCTCGCTGTAGATGCAACCGTCTGAAATTCGAAATGATTGGCGCTTTAGCAGATAGCCACTCAAGTTAGTGAATAAACATACAGTTGTTGCCATTCACGAAGAACGTTCTGTGAATAAACAGATAAACAGATAATTGTGGAAGAACG
The Rhizoctonia solani chromosome 8, complete sequence DNA segment above includes these coding regions:
- a CDS encoding Tc5 transposase DNA-binding domain-containing protein codes for the protein MESMIPPLRSMGFTTICQSTISRFVKNESRIRQCAAEQNEHAKRASVVVLPEVEDALVKWIEQQQEQGYSISGDAIVERGKEICDELQVPGDQRIGFSRGWLDSFKKRNGLSLRRAGR
- a CDS encoding chitin deacetylase, which translates into the protein MRFSTTQIVTLASTLFSVANASATLGSRSTGSVVLKCTEPNTVAITFDDGPYYWTTNLVDLLDQNGAKGTFFVNGNNYGCIYSEENVKRIQYLYERGHQIASHTWAHEHLPQLTGDDLNLQFNKTNEAIKKITGCDAAFMRPPYGEYNDEVVEKAAANGQTVVIWDFDSADSIGATPEQSKQHYDNILDQHPSSIMTLNHETIETTPNQVIPYAIQKIKQKGYKMVTVAECLGLPACNSQTSPAARDWSWTC